The following is a genomic window from Candidatus Nitrosotenuis cloacae.
AAGATTTGAAAACTCGGCAAAGATTGCGCAGCTAAAATCCGCAATAGGCGGCGGAATCCTGTTTTGCATAGTGCTTGCCATGCAGATACCCATCATGGCAGACGCATCCCAGATCCCAAGCATCATTTTGCTTGGCGCAGGCGGCTTTGCAGCCTCGCTTTTCTTCTTTTTGAGCGCACTGAGGAGAATTGGGACCGTGAAGACGATTCTCATCTTCTCGCTGTTCTCCCCGATAGGTCTTGCCGCATCTGCCGTATTTTTGCACGAGGAGATCGGAATGTACCAGATAGCTGCTACTGTGATGATGATTCTTGGAATCTATTTGGTTCTAAAGACCACAAAGCAAACATAGTGGGACCGGTGGGATTTGAACCCACGACCTCTAGCACCCCAGGCTAGCATCATAGCCAAACTAGACGACGGCCCCCACGAAAAAGGAAAGTAATGAAATTATAAGTTGTATGATCCATCCACATGCATGAAGATCTGCTCGATCTGCCACAAGATCTCAGCTACGGACGACAATCACACAGACTGCAAGGAAAAGCTTCGAATCGAGCTGGAGGCAGAGGACTTCAAGAAGAGCATCCCGGAAAAACTCGACATTGCAAAGAACGCAAACGACATACAGCCAGACCTAAAGGCGCTGCTTGATCACATGTCTAAAGAGAAGAAAAGAGAGTCATAGCCATTTTCGGATTCGCTCCTGCTCAAAGATCTCCTTTTCCACCAGATGTTCCGGCGCGGGCTTGTCAAGCCTTGTTATTGGGTTTGGGTCGGCAAACATGTCGACGTATACGTATCCTGCCGTGTCCCCCATCTCCACAAAACATCCGCCCTTTCCGTCGAATACAGAGTCGGACTTTTCCCTTTTGATCTGTGATATGATGTCACGCGCCACTGCCACCCCCTGGCCCTCCGCAAATATCCCGGCCTTTGGGACTGCTATTTTTTCTGTTACAAGCATGTTTGTTACGTCGCCTATTGCGTACACATTCTGGAACTGCGTCTTGCAGTCACGCCTTACCGGTATGAACTGTCCCTGCGGCGCAAAGCCCGCCTCGTGCACAACCTTAGGTGCCTGGTGCGGCGGGACTGCAATCAACAGATCAAATTGCGCCGAGCTTCCATCCTCAAATTTCAGGCTGCCTTGCTCCACCGAAACGGTCTTGCATGATCCGTGGAACTTGATTCCCTGCGATTCCAGCATGTCAAGAAGCTGCTTGCTTACGTCAGGCCCCGCAGCCGGCAGTGTGATTGGGCCTACGCTGTAAAAGTCAATTGATACAGAATCGCGTGTTCCCATCTCTCTTAGCATCGAGTCTATTATCAGTGCTGCCTCGTATGGCGCAGGCGGGCACTTGTACGGCATTCCTGTGATGGCAAACGCGATCTTGCCTGACTTTATTGAGACAATCCTCTCCCTTATCCTCGGCCCGTGCTCCAGGTCATACAGTATCAGGCCGTTGTCTGACAGTCCTGAAATCTTTTCTGGCGCAAGCTCGACTCCGAGTGCCACTATCAGATAGTCATATGGGAGCTCTTTTGTCGCAGTCCTTACCAGTTTTTTCTGCGTGTCAATTAATGTGACGGCCTCGTTTACAAAATCAATTCCCTTTTTTGCGACGGACTGCAGCGGCCTCTTTGATGTCTCAAACTTTCTTGTGCCCTTTATGATCCACAGTTTTACAAGATCCATCATAAAGTAGTCCTTTCTGTCTATGATTGTTATATTTACATCAGATGGAAGGTTCGCCCTCAGCTCGTTGGCTGCCGCGAGTCCTCCGAATCCGCCGCCTAAAATTATAATATTCATCAGCGTTCTTGCGTCACGGGTCTTATCAGGATCTCATTTACGTTGACGTGTTCTGGCGACTCCACCGCATACAGTATGGCGTTTGCAATGTCCTCTGCGCGCAGCGCCTCCATCTTTTTGGTGGACTCGACAAACGCCTTGAGGGAGTCGTCGGTTATTGTATTTGTAAGCTCAGTTGCGACCACGCCCGGCTCGACGCATGTCACGCGGATGTTGCCCCGCTGGCTGAACTCCTGCCTCAGCCCCTCGCTAAGTGCCGTAATTGCGTGCTTTGTTGCGCAGTATACGCTTCCTGCTGGAAACACTATCCTGCCCGCAACGGACGATATGTTGACTATGTGTCCAGACTTTTTTGCCGCCATGTGCGGTATGGCTGCGGCCGTGCAGTACAGCACCCCCTTGATGTTTACATCAATCATCTGATCCCACTCGTCCACCTTGCGGTTCTTGAAAAAGCTCAGCGGCATCAGTCCTGCGTTGTTAACCAGAATGTCAACTGTCCCCCACTTGTTTACGACTGCGTCCACAAGAGAGTCGCAGTCCGACTTTATTGTAACATCCAGCTTTTGCACCAGCACCTCGCCGCCGCTCTTTGTAATCTCATTTTTTAGCGCGTCCAGCTTGTCGGTCCTTCTTGCTCCGACTGCGACCTTTGCCCCCGCCTTTGAGAGGGCAATTGCGGTGGCGTACCCGATCCCACTTGACGCGCCAGTAATAATTGCAACTTTACCTTTAATCATGATGTGTTGTCGGTTTTCATCGTTTTATATTTTTGTTAGAGTTTGAGAGTTTATTAGAGAAAAAATTCCAGAATCTGTAATTGAAGAAAGTAAATTGCGCCTACTGCGGAAATGAGACCGACCTCCCGTTTGAGTGCAACTACTGCAAGGACGAGTTCTGCGCCGAGCACCGGCTGCCAGAGGAGCACAGATGCGTCAAGCTCACGTCAATTAGAGCAAAGAGATTCGGCGAGAAAAAAGTGATCAGAAAGCAAGAGGGCGGGTTCCTCAAGAGACTGTTCCGGAGAAGCTAGTAGAGCGATTTTCCAGGCTTTAGCTTTGAGAGGCGCGCCTGGTAGAACAAAGCTATTGCCAGTGCGACCAGCACAAGCGAGGTGAGCCAGTGCGCCGTAATCAGAGTCACGTACGCTGCTGCAAACCCGAGCATCGTCACACCCTGCGTGAGAAGCTTTACCCAGTTTGTGAGCTTGACTGCCCTGCTGACAATCTCGATTAGAAAGAGCGCGGCCACCGGGTATATTGTATATAGCAGAAAGTCGATTACGTCCACGTCTATGTGCGACATTTGCTTGTCAGTTGCCCAAAGTTGGTATAACTGTTATTCTTCGAGGTGAATCTTTACTGTAATGTTTTTTGCGATTAGCGCCTGTGCGTTTTCGTTTGGTAGCGTGGCAATGTCCTCTGCCTTGAACGGGCCGTACTTTGTATAGTCGGCCCCCACAAACTGATCAAAGTCCTTTAGGAATCTGACAGTTATCGGCTTTGTCTTGTGCTTTTTTGCCACCGACTCGAGGAGCTTTGTTCTCCCGTTCAGCGTGGCAGACAGAATCATCTCCTTGCGCTCCAGCAGTTCCTGCTGCGACTCTAGGACGAACTTTTCCTCGTCCAGCAGGTTGGTAAGCTCAGGCCCCTCCTGGCTTACGACCTTGTCTATTCTGGTCTTCAGTAGCAGCGTGGCAATCTGGGTTATCAGCTCAACCAGTCTGTTCTTTATCTTGCTCTCGATTCCGTCGTACGACTCGCTCTTTAGCCTGCCGAGGTATTCTGAGAGGGATCGGTAAAAGCTCGGGTCTATCTCCTGTACCTGATCGTTTTCTATCTCCCGGACCAGAACCGAGTACAGCGAGTTCAGATCAATGTTCCTTGTTTCAGACATGGTCACTGCTTCCTCGTTCCGTTTGTTGATTGATAACCTTTCACTCCCAGTTCGTACCCTTTGGTGAATATTAATCCTTAAATGCGAGGGTTTTTCGTCTAACCATGAAGGACATTGCCATATAAGGTAATTCACGGCGAAACTACACAGATCAAATATTCCGCAGATGAGATCTTTGCAAAAATAAAACACGAAAATATCAGATTTATCGATTTACAGTTTTCAAGCCTCGTTGGCAGGTACCACCACACCACGATATCTGCCGCAACGTTTACTCCGGATCAGATGAAGGACGGACTGCCAAAGCTTGACGGCTCCTCCATTGTCGGATTCACAAGCGTTGACGATTCCGACCTGATCCTAAAGCCGGACCCGAACACGTTTGCGGTAATTCCGTGGGTCACAGAGAAAAAGACGGCCCGACTGATCTGTGATATTCACTGGGGCCGCGGACGCGGCAGGCTTGAGCGCGATCCAAGGGGGATTGCGCAAAAGGCAGAGGAGTACCTCAAGACGCAGGGATTTGATTTCAGCTACTGGGGGCCGGAGGTAGAGTTTTTCGTATTCGACAAGGTGCACTGGGACGTGCTTACCCCGTACAAGGGCCAGTCCTATTCCATAGAGTCAAAGGAGGCGCCGTGGAGCCAGGAGGGAACGGGATACCCGATGGGACTGCAGGAAGGATACTATCCCAGCACGCCGTCCGACACTCTGACCGAGTTCAGAAACGAGTGCGTCGACATGCTAAACGAGCACTTTGGAATTCTCTGTGACAACCACCACCACGAGGTTGCAACCGCGGGCCAGTGTGAAATTGATATCAAATATGACTAT
Proteins encoded in this region:
- a CDS encoding SDR family oxidoreductase, with the translated sequence MIKGKVAIITGASSGIGYATAIALSKAGAKVAVGARRTDKLDALKNEITKSGGEVLVQKLDVTIKSDCDSLVDAVVNKWGTVDILVNNAGLMPLSFFKNRKVDEWDQMIDVNIKGVLYCTAAAIPHMAAKKSGHIVNISSVAGRIVFPAGSVYCATKHAITALSEGLRQEFSQRGNIRVTCVEPGVVATELTNTITDDSLKAFVESTKKMEALRAEDIANAILYAVESPEHVNVNEILIRPVTQER
- a CDS encoding NAD(P)/FAD-dependent oxidoreductase — its product is MNIIILGGGFGGLAAANELRANLPSDVNITIIDRKDYFMMDLVKLWIIKGTRKFETSKRPLQSVAKKGIDFVNEAVTLIDTQKKLVRTATKELPYDYLIVALGVELAPEKISGLSDNGLILYDLEHGPRIRERIVSIKSGKIAFAITGMPYKCPPAPYEAALIIDSMLREMGTRDSVSIDFYSVGPITLPAAGPDVSKQLLDMLESQGIKFHGSCKTVSVEQGSLKFEDGSSAQFDLLIAVPPHQAPKVVHEAGFAPQGQFIPVRRDCKTQFQNVYAIGDVTNMLVTEKIAVPKAGIFAEGQGVAVARDIISQIKREKSDSVFDGKGGCFVEMGDTAGYVYVDMFADPNPITRLDKPAPEHLVEKEIFEQERIRKWL
- a CDS encoding AN1-type zinc finger domain-containing protein, translated to MKKVNCAYCGNETDLPFECNYCKDEFCAEHRLPEEHRCVKLTSIRAKRFGEKKVIRKQEGGFLKRLFRRS